A genomic stretch from Seriola aureovittata isolate HTS-2021-v1 ecotype China chromosome 13, ASM2101889v1, whole genome shotgun sequence includes:
- the LOC130180632 gene encoding CD209 antigen-like protein E, with protein MSSTCNAAAMENLHRMANDWADKHFRTVYENFGRGGSTFPNNRRIILCLALLNAVLLIAAVAIGINCARVKQGSLQVSHSAATQLIDELNYLRSNHSDVIEAEEEAKKELQREIKSHAQLKVQIQQLKTMNDGYQKQIEGLRAEKTTLQSNMSALEGTCGRCLSTWILLNSTCYFFSYIESSTVKKNWPDSRADCISRGADLVVIDNPEEQKFVSESLKTLKGSRGSWENGFWIGLTDIETEGAWVWINNVTEVEQRYWMDGEPNNSGDHGEDCAMAVYRYTNPWKTRFDGKCNEHRLPWICEMPST; from the exons ATGAGCAGTACCTGCAACGCTGCAGCCATGGAGAATCTACACAGAATGGCAAATGACTGGGCAGACAAACATTTCCGCACAGTCTATGAAAATTTTGGACGAG GTGGATCTACTTTTCCTAACAACCGACGGATAATACTGTGTCTGGCACTATTGAATGCTGTTTTGCTGATAGCCGCTGTTGCCATTGGGATTAACT GTGCCAGGGTCAAACAGGGTTCACTCCAGGTTTCCCACTCAGCTGCAACACAGCTCATCGACGAGCTGAACTATCTCCGTAGCAACCACAGCGACGTGATCGAGGCCGAAGAGGAGGCCAAGAAGGAACTACAGAGGGAGATCAAAAGCCATGCACAGCTAAAGGTACAAATTCAGCAGCTGAAGACCATGAATGACGGTTATCAGAAACAGATCGAGGGACTGCGAGCAGAGAAGACAACCCTGCAGTCCAATATGTCAGCTTTGG AGGGAACCTGCGGTAGATGCCTCTCTACGTGGATTCTTCTCAACTCAACCTGctatttcttttcttacatTGAATCCTCCACTGTCAAGAAGAACTGGCCAGATAGCAGAGCGGACTGTATCAGCCGTGGAGCCGACCTGGTTGTGATTGATAACCCTGAGGAGCAG AAATTTGTGAGTGAGAGCCTCAAAACTTTGAAAGGTTCCCGTGGCAGCTGGGAGAACGGGTTCTGGATCGGTCTTACTGACATCGAGACAGAGGGGGCATGGGTCTGGATTAATAATGTCACTGAAGTGGAACAAAG GTACTGGATGGATGGAGAACCAAACAACAGCGGAGACCACGGAGAGGACTGTGCGATGGCAGTTTATAGATACACTAATCCATGGAAGACCCGGTTTGATGGAAAGTGCAATGAGCATCGGTTACCCTGGATATGTGAAATGCCATCAACATAA